In Verrucomicrobiia bacterium, the genomic stretch TATTTCAAGAGCGTTATCTTTCTTTTGGTCGTCAGCGGCTTGGGAAAACTGCTAAGCTTAGCCGGTCATGCGAAGATTCTGGATGCCGCCGATCCAGTCTTGGGACTGGCCTACCGTTGGATCATGCTGGGTAGCGGCGTGGCTGAATTGGTGCTCGCGGCCCTGATTGCGTCGCGTTTCGGGCGGCAGTTCCGGACCATCGTTGTGTTCTGGATCGGCTTGGCTTTTTGCAGTTATCATGGGATGCTGGCTCTGCTCGACCCAGCGGCCCCTTGCCCCTGCCTGGGAACAATCTCCGCGCAGTTTGGGCTGACGCCAAAAATAGCGGGGCGCTTGGCACTTTCCCTGGCAGGCTATTTCTTGGTCGGCCCGCTTGCGATCTGGGCGGTATCGAGGCTGAGGAAGCCGGGGGAGCCTGCTGGGTTCAATGCGCTTCCGGGTCAGGTATGAGGAATGCGCCGGCGCCAACGACTGGAGTGAACAGAAATGCCCCGTCAAATCGGGCTCGCTCTTCGACACCAGCCTCACCGGCTTTGCTCCAATGGCTAAAAAGCCATCAGGAAAAGGGAGGCGTGTTCATAGGTTTATTTGCGCTGGCGTTGTTCTTCAGGGCAACCGGGCTCGGGTTCGTGGCTTGGGACCGCGAGTTGGTGCAATCTCCAGTAAGGTTCGGACTTTCATCAGAGGGGCTGCTGGTGGCATTCCAGAGACCGGATTCCTGGGATGGAGTAATCGGTCCCATGGCGGCTATTGCTCACATGCTCGACTTCCAGATGTTTCGTCTGGATGCCTCGTCCCAACACCTGACAAGCCTCTGGTTCCATGTGGCGAACACGATTCTGCTATTTGCGATAGTTAAGAGGCTGGTGAGTTCCTGGCTTCCCGCCTTTTTGGCGTCGGCGGGTTTTGCGTTGCACCCGCTTCAAACGACCTCGGTGGTCTGGCTTTCCCAGAGGAGAATTCTTCTGGCGACGATGTTCGTCCTTGTTGCTGCATACTGCTGGCTTGAATATCGCCGCCGTCTGGACCGGCGGTTCATTGCGGGAACGTCGGTCGCAGGTCTAATAACTGCGCTCACCTATCCGCCTGCAGCGTTGACGTTGCTCCTTCTGCCGGTGCTGGCCCGCGAGAAACAACGTGCCACGTCTCAACCTAGTTGTCCAAAGACGGATGAACCTGCGAGGATAAAACCCGACTCTCTCAGGAGCGCCGGACCCGGGAACCGAACCTGGAGGGCTGAAAACAACGGCCGCGCTCATCAGAGTGCCGCGCCGGGTACGGACGCGGCCTGCTCCGCGGGTTCGCCGCTCGGCTGGGTTTCTTTGACGCTAGGGATTGTCTTTGGATGCAGCGCGTTGGCCTGGGGTCTCTGGAAGATTAGCCTTCCGTTCGAGGGCAGGCTTCTGGGGCTTGGTCCGTGGGAGTTGGCGGGTGTGGCAGGCACGCATTTGATCGATGTTCTCTCGATCTTGTTTCGTTCGGCGGCGGCGCTGGCGACATTCGGGACCGTGGGTCCGATCTCGATGCTGAATCCGGCCGATGTATCCATCGAGCGGCTGGGGCAGGCGTCCGCAGCCGCGCTGGTTCTGCTGGTTTTTTGGGCAGCCAAAAAAGGAGTCGCCCGACAGGTGCTCGCGGGCCTCTTGTGGTTTGTTCTTGTTGGATTTGTGGCTTGCTCCTTTTCCCCAGAGAATGCGTTTGCGCCCGTGCAGTGGGCCTATCTTGCCAACGCGGGACTGTTTTTCTCAGCAGGGTGTTGCGCGGCGCGGTTGCTCGGTGTGGTCCCGCGACCGGGTGCCGTGGTGGGAGTTGCAATGGTGGTCGTGGCAGGGATGGCTTTTTGCGCCAACAAGCAAATCAGCGATTGGTCGAGCAGCGAGCGGCCGTTAAGAAAGTCCCTGATCGAGAATGCCGGGAAATGGCAGAGTTGGCGGTTTTGGCAGTGCGAAGGCGTTCAGAAGATGGACGCTGGGGATGATGTCGCGGCCAGGAGTTGCTTCCGCCGGGCGCTGGCTGAGGAGTTCGATTCCAGGTCGCTGGCTGCGCTTGGGTTCCTGGAAAGACGTCAGGGCCGGCCGCGCCAGGCCCGGCTTACGTTCCAGGACATAGTCACGTCCGGCCAGTCCGCGGCCCTCGGCCACACGGGGTTGGGGATGCTAAGCGCGGATGCTGGGAATCTCGCCGGCGCTGCTGCGGAATATGCTGCCTCGCTCGCGGCCGACCCGTGGGATGCGCAGGCGTTGGCTGGCCTTGCTATGATCCGGGCTTGTGCGCCAGACACCGCACTTCGCAACGGCGTAGAGGCCTTGGCCCTTGCAAGACGGGCACTGCGCGTGACGAAGAGCTCATGGACTGGAGCCATGACTGCCGCGGCAGCCGCTCATGCAGAGCTTTCCGAGTACCGGCAGGCGCAGGTGATGGCCAAAATGGCGCTCTTCTGGACAGCACATCTTGGGGACACGAACGAAATAACTCCGTGCCAGCAACGCCTGGAATCCTATGAAGCCTCTAAACCGTGGAGAATGCCGATGGGCGAGGCGGGGACTAACGCTTCCCCAGGGCGAGCCGGGCGAACTGCCGGAAACCCTGTGCCAATACCTCTCCTTTAAGGGGTCCCCGTTCACTTGATCGCAACAACAGAAGAACTGCACTTGCCGCTGCTTTCGCGCAGCGTGCGGCGCTGCCCTCGGTGGCTATGGATTGCCCTCGCCATCGCCAGTACCGTTTGTCTCGCCGGAGTTGTGACCCTTGCGGGGCCGCTTCACTCGGCGATCCAGATTGGAGGAGACGAGTTCTTCGAGGTGAACAAGGGGCTCCTGTGGGCGAAGGGCTTTCGGCTGTATAAGGAGGTGTGGAACGATCAGCCGCCACTACACACGATTATGCTAGGCATGGCGTTCAGATGGTTCGGCCCCACGATAGGGGTGGCCCGAGCCCTGGCTGTGTGGTTCGGGCTGTTATTGTGGGCAGCCCTCTTTTCTTTGGTGAAACGGCACTCAGGCAAAGTTGGAGCGTTCACGGCTCTGGCCTGCCTTATTGCGGCGCCGCAGGTATTGATGCTGAGCGTGTCCGTTATGCTGGAGGCGCCTGCCATAGCAGTGGGGCTTTGCGCGGTTTGGGCTGTATTCGAATGGGAGGAGAACAGGCATCCGGCAATGCTCGCCTTCTCCGGTCTCTTGCTTGCCGCCGCCATGCAAATCAAATTGACGGCCGGTATCGTTGCCCCGGCGCTGGCGCTACAAATCCTGCTGGCCTCAAGAGGAGAGAGCAAACTCGCGCTCGCGCTTGATGGTTTGCGAACCCTGGCATTCTGGGGCTTTGCGTTTCTTGCCTCCTTTGTGGCACTCGGGTTTGCGTTGGGCGAGAGTTTCGACCTGCTTTGGACCTCGCATTTTTCCTCGGATATCGTGCAGGAACTGAATGAAGAGAACAACTGCAGCTTTTCATTCCAGTTTATAACGGATCACACGGAAGCCATTTGGGGAGTTGCCGCCGCCGTTTTCATCGCTGCTGCGCGCCGGGAGTGGCGGACTGTGGCCTTTCCGCTTTCCATGCTCCTGACCGTTATGGCGATACACCTTCACCATAGGCCGTGGTGGCCCTACTATTATCTGCACTTCGCCGTCCCTATCGCCTGGCTGACAGGCTATGCTGTCGCTGGTTTCCTGGGAACGGATGAATATCCAACGGCCGGAGTCCCGCTTGGCTCAACCGGAAACCGCCTTATGGCTGCGGGCCTCATAACACTGCTGGTTTTCAGCGGGGGTTCTCGCTTGGTTTCCGAAGTGGAGCGGATACTACACCTGCCGAAGGTAGAGGACAGCGCGCTTCTGGCGAAGATGAAATACTACGGCCCGAACACCAGGTGGACCTTTGCCGATGGAGCCGGGATTCTACCCTTCCACGCCCGGTTGCTGGTCATCCCGCAGCTCGCTGTGATTCCAGCAACGCGGGTTTGGTCCGGCAGAATTTCCGAGGCGGAGGTTCTTGCACTCGTAAAACGCTACCGCCCTGAGCAGCTTTTGTTGACCGAGTCAAAACTGGGGGTGTGTTTGAACGGCCTCGCAGAAACAGAATATGTCTGTGTCCAGAAATCCGGGAAGTCGCGTTTGTTCGTCAGTAAATCCATTTTCGATTCTCGAAAAGGGCCGGCCAGGTGAAGAGCATCGGCACAATGAACGCAGCCATTCTAACATTCGGAAAATGGGTTCGCCTGAGACAATTCGTAAAATTCTGCCTGGTTGGAGGCAGCGGCGTGATCGTGGACATGACGGTCCTTCGCTGCCTTGTGGGGGCGCTGGGGTGGAACCTGAGCCTAAGCAAGTTCTGCTCGGCAGAATTCGCCATGTTGAGCAACTTCGCCCTCAATGAGGTGTGGACGTTTCGCGGACATATCACGGGTGCAGGTAATGGATTTGGCCTGTTCGGCCGCCTCGTGAAGTTCCAGGCCATTTGCGGCGCTGGGATTGGTTTCGCTGTCCTGCTTCTGAACTTATTCTACCGCCTGCTTGGGTTAAACCTTTACGCCGCGAACCTTCTGGCCATTCTGATGGTGACGGTCTGGAGTTTCTGGATGAACGCGCGATATAATTGGGGCCAGCCGCGGCGCGCGATCAGAGAGGGACAGGAGGAGAGCTAATGAAGGAAGCCGGTAAAACCGGGCGGCTGGACTTGGATGTAATCCCCGTCCCACCGCCCGCGCCCACG encodes the following:
- a CDS encoding MauE/DoxX family redox-associated membrane protein; amino-acid sequence: MNSEHQAAAPIRREDPSTIRRGSARDEGGAGRLRWYFKSVIFLLVVSGLGKLLSLAGHAKILDAADPVLGLAYRWIMLGSGVAELVLAALIASRFGRQFRTIVVFWIGLAFCSYHGMLALLDPAAPCPCLGTISAQFGLTPKIAGRLALSLAGYFLVGPLAIWAVSRLRKPGEPAGFNALPGQV
- a CDS encoding glycosyltransferase family 39 protein translates to MIATTEELHLPLLSRSVRRCPRWLWIALAIASTVCLAGVVTLAGPLHSAIQIGGDEFFEVNKGLLWAKGFRLYKEVWNDQPPLHTIMLGMAFRWFGPTIGVARALAVWFGLLLWAALFSLVKRHSGKVGAFTALACLIAAPQVLMLSVSVMLEAPAIAVGLCAVWAVFEWEENRHPAMLAFSGLLLAAAMQIKLTAGIVAPALALQILLASRGESKLALALDGLRTLAFWGFAFLASFVALGFALGESFDLLWTSHFSSDIVQELNEENNCSFSFQFITDHTEAIWGVAAAVFIAAARREWRTVAFPLSMLLTVMAIHLHHRPWWPYYYLHFAVPIAWLTGYAVAGFLGTDEYPTAGVPLGSTGNRLMAAGLITLLVFSGGSRLVSEVERILHLPKVEDSALLAKMKYYGPNTRWTFADGAGILPFHARLLVIPQLAVIPATRVWSGRISEAEVLALVKRYRPEQLLLTESKLGVCLNGLAETEYVCVQKSGKSRLFVSKSIFDSRKGPAR
- a CDS encoding GtrA family protein, producing the protein MNAAILTFGKWVRLRQFVKFCLVGGSGVIVDMTVLRCLVGALGWNLSLSKFCSAEFAMLSNFALNEVWTFRGHITGAGNGFGLFGRLVKFQAICGAGIGFAVLLLNLFYRLLGLNLYAANLLAILMVTVWSFWMNARYNWGQPRRAIREGQEES